The following coding sequences are from one Solea solea chromosome 4, fSolSol10.1, whole genome shotgun sequence window:
- the LOC131458690 gene encoding olfactory receptor 8G1-like: protein MDLFNSALGKNITFVRPAYFLISGFIGIPNVMYYYIFLFFVYIISVVGNTVVMTVIYLDHNLWTPKYIVVFNLAFADLFGSTALVPKVLDLFLFNTNRISYSDCLTFLFFCYVTLIMQCLNLIALSYDRLIAITYPLHYQVRVTHRFMFSLIASFWLFDITVMLVIVGLLTRLSFCKSSVVVNSYFCDHRPLYLQACNDMTPSRVFALFLFVILLWLPLSFILGTYVCIVFALTRVATAQERVKALKTCTAHISLVAIYFIPISISSTMQNIHPNDRIINHSLTSVFPPMLNPIVYVLQTQEIKTSLRKLLKITKQSKITVRKVLIR, encoded by the coding sequence ATGGACTTATTCAACTCCGCTCTTGGCAAAAACATCACCTTTGTGCGTCCTGCATATTTTCTAATAAGTGGATTCATTGGAATACCTAATGTCATGTATTACtatatctttctcttttttgtttacattatttcagTGGTGGGAAACACAGTTGTGATGACTGTAATTTATTTGGACCATAATCTGTGGACTCCAAAATATATAGTAGTTTTTAACCTGGCCTTTGCAGACCTGTTTGGTAGCACTGCTTTGGTTCCAAAGGTCCTTGACCTCTTCCTGTTTAACACTAACCGCATATCCTACAGCGACTGCTTGACATTCCTTTTCTTCTGCTATGTCACCCTGATAATGCAGTGTCTTAATCTGATTGCGCTCTCCTATGACAGACTGATTGCTATTACTTACCCACTGCACTATCAAGTGAGAGTGACTCACaggttcatgttttctttgattgCTTCTTTTTGGCTCTTTGACATAACTGTGATGCTTGTGATAGTCGGCCTCCTCACAAGACTGTCCTTCTGTAAGTCTTCTGTGGTTGTTAACAGCTATTTCTGTGACCATAGGCCGCTATATTTACAGGCTTGCAATGACATGACACCCTCACGTGTCTTTGCTTTATTTCTATTTGTTATTCTTCTTTGGCTTCCATTGAGTTTCATCTTGGGTACTTACGTGTGTATTGTCTTTGCTTTGACTAGAGTGGCAACAGCTCAGGAAAGAGTGAAGGCCCTTAAAACCTGCACAGCTCATATTTCACTGGTGGCCATCTATTTCATTCCAATATCAATCTCATCTACCATGCAAAATATTCATCCAAATGACCGGATTATTAACCATTCTCTGACCTCTGTATTTCCTCCCATGTTAAACCCAATTGTTTATGTTCTGCAGacacaagaaataaaaacatcactgagAAAGCTTTTAAAGATCACAAAACAATCCAAGATTACCGTGAGGAAAGTACTGATTAGATGA
- the LOC131458884 gene encoding olfactory receptor 8G17-like: MDLFNSALGKNITFVRPAYFIISGFIGIPNAMYYYIFLFFVYFISVVGNTVVMTVIYLDHNLWTPKYIVVFNLAFADLFGTTALVPKVLDLFLFNNNRISYSDCLTFIFFCYVAVIMQILNLIALSYDRLIAIIFPLHYQVRVTHRFMFSLIASFWLFAIAVCLMAAGLLTRLSFCKSSVVVNSYFCDHTPLYSQACNDKTPTYVLSIFLMVIILWFPLSFILGTYVCIVIALTRVATAQERVKALKTCTAHISLVAIYFIPVLISATMQNIHPNSRIINHSLTSVFPPMLNPIVYVLQTQEIKTSLRKLLKITKQSKITVRK; encoded by the coding sequence ATGGACTTATTCAACTCCGCTCTTGGCAAAAACATCACCTTTGTGCGTCCTGCATATTTTATAATAAGTGGATTCATTGGAATACCTAATGCCATGTATTACtatatctttctcttttttgtttactttatttcaGTGGTGGGAAACACAGTTGTGATGACTGTAATTTACTTGGATCATAATCTGTGGACTCCAAAATATATAGTAGTTTTTAACCTGGCCTTTGCAGACCTGTTTGGTACCACTGCTTTGGTGCCAAAGGTCCTTGACCTCTTCCTGTTTAACAATAACCGCATATCCTACAGCGACTGcttgacatttattttcttctgctATGTCGCTGTGATAATGCAGATTCTTAATTTGATTGCACTCTCCTATGACAGACTGATTGCTATTATTTTCCCACTGCATTATCAAGTGAGAGTGACTCACaggttcatgttttctttgattgCTTCTTTTTGGCTCTTTGCCATTGCTGTGTGCCTCATGGCAGCCGGCCTCCTCACAAGACTGTCCTTCTGTAAGTCTTCTGTGGTTGTTAACAGCTATTTCTGTGACCATACTCCTCTATACTCACAGGCTTGCAATGACAAAACACCCACATATGTCTTGTCTATTTTTCTAATGGTTATTATTCTTTGGTTTCCGTTGAGTTTCATCTTGGGTACTTACGTGTGTATTGTCATTGCTTTGACTAGAGTTGCAACAGCTCAGGAAAGAGTGAAGGCCCTTAAAACCTGCACAGCTCATATTTCACTGGTGGCCATCTATTTCATTCCAGTATTAATCTCAGCTACCATGCAAAATATTCATCCAAATTCCAGGATTATTAACCATTCTCTGACCTCTGTATTTCCTCCCATGTTAAACCCAATTGTTTATGTTCTGCAGacacaagaaataaaaacatcactgagAAAGCTTTTAAAGATCACAAAACAATCCAAGATTACCGTGAGGAAATGA
- the LOC131458691 gene encoding olfactory receptor 8G17-like, with protein MDLFNSALGKNITFVRPAYFIISGFIGIPNAMYYYIFLFFVYIISVVGNTVVMTVIYLDHNLWTPKYIVVFNLAFVDLFGTTALVPKVLDLFLFNNNHISYNDCLTFLFFCYVAVIMQILNLIALSYDRLIAIIFPLHYQVRVTHRFMFSLIASFWLFAITVTLLLVGLVTRLSFCKSSVVVNSYFCDYSQIYRLACNDKTPTYVLAVFLRVILLWLPLCFILGTYVCIVIALTRVATAQERVKALKTCTAHISLVAIYFIPILISVTMQNIHPNSRIINLSLSSVFPPMLNPIVYVLQTQEIKTSLRKLLKITKQSKITVKKVLIR; from the coding sequence ATGGACTTATTCAACTCTGCTCTTGGCAAAAACATCACCTTTGTGCGTCCTGCATATTTTATAATAAGTGGATTCATTGGAATACCTAATGCCATGTATTACtatatctttctcttttttgtttacattatttcagTGGTGGGAAACACAGTTGTGATGACTGTAATTTACTTGGATCATAATCTGTGGACTCCAAAATATATAGTAGTTTTTAACCTGGCCTTTGTAGACCTGTTTGGTACCACTGCTTTGGTGCCAAAGGTCCTTGACCTCTTCCTGTTTAACAATAACCACATATCCTACAATGACTGCTTGACATTCCTTTTCTTCTGCTATGTCGCTGTGATAATGCAGATTCTTAATCTGATTGCGCTCTCCTATGACAGACTGATTGCTATTATTTTCCCACTGCACTATCAAGTGAGAGTGACTCACaggttcatgttttctttgattgCTTCTTTTTGGCTCTTTGCCATAACTGTGACTCTCCTGTTAGTCGGCCTCGTCACACGACTGTCCTTCTGTAAGTCTTCTGTGGTTGTTAACAGCTATTTCTGTGACTATAGTCAGATATATCGACTGGCTTGCAATGACAAAACACCCACATACGTCTTAGCTGTATTCCTAAGAGTTATTCTTCTTTGGCTTCCATTGTGTTTCATCTTGGGTACTTACGTGTGTATTGTCATTGCTTTGACTAGAGTGGCAACAGCTCAGGAAAGAGTGAAGGCCCTTAAAACCTGCACAGCTCATATTTCACTGGTGGCCATCTATTTCATTCCAATATTAATCTCAGTTACCATGCAGAATATTCATCCAAATTCCAGGATTATTAAcctttctctgtcctctgtaTTTCCTCCCATGTTAAACCCAATTGTTTATGTTCTGCAGacacaagaaataaaaacatcactgagAAAGCTTTTAAAGATCACAAAACAATCCAAGATTACCGTGAAGAAAGTACTGATTAGATGa
- the LOC131458692 gene encoding olfactory receptor 8G17-like, giving the protein MDLFNSALGKNITFVRPAYFIISGFIGIPNVMYYYIFLFFVYIISVVGNTVVMTVIYLDHNLWTPKYIVVFNLAFTDLFGTTALVPKVLDLFLFNNNHISYSDCLTFLFFCYVTLSMQVLNLIALSYDRLIAITYPLHYQVRVTHRFMFSLIAFFWLFAIFFTLLLVGLLTRLSFCKSSVVVNSYFCDHGQIYRQACNDITPTSVYILFVIVIHLWLPLSFILGTYVCIVIALTRVATAQERVKALKTCTGHISLVAIYFIPILITFTLGRNIHPNGRIINLSLTSVFPPMLNPIVYVLQTQEIKTSLRKLLKITKQSKITLRKVLIR; this is encoded by the coding sequence ATGGACTTATTCAACTCCGCTCTTGGCAAAAACATCACCTTTGTGCGTCCTGCATATTTTATAATAAGTGGATTCATTGGAATACCTAATGTCATGTATTACtatatctttctcttttttgtttacattatttcagTGGTGGGAAACACAGTTGTGATGACTGTAATTTACTTGGATCATAATCTGTGGACTCCAAAATATATAGTAGTTTTTAACCTGGCCTTTACAGACCTGTTTGGTACCACTGCTTTGGTGCCAAAGGTCCTTGACCTCTTCCTGTTTAACAATAACCACATATCCTACAGCGACTGCTTGACATTCCTTTTCTTCTGCTATGTCACCCTGTCAATGCAGGTTCTTAATCTGATTGCACTCTCCTATGACAGACTGATTGCTATTACTTACCCACTGCACTATCAAGTGAGAGTGACTCACaggttcatgttttctttgattgcttttttttggctctttgccattttttttactctcctGTTAGTCGGCCTCCTCACAAGACTGTCCTTCTGTAAGTCTTCTGTGGTTGTTAACAGCTATTTCTGTGACCATGGTCAGATATACAGACAGGCTTGCAATGACATAACACCCACAAGtgtctatattttatttgtaatagTTATTCATCTTTGGCTTCCGTTGAGTTTCATCTTGGGTACTTATGTGTGTATTGTCATTGCTTTGACTAGAGTGGCAACAGCTCAGGAAAGAGTGAAGGCCCTTAAAACCTGTACAGGTCATATTTCACTGGTGGCCATCTATTTCATTCCAATATTAATCACATTTACCTTGGGAAGAAATATTCATCCAAATGGCAGGATTATTAACCTTTCTCTGACCTCTGTATTTCCTCCCATGTTGAACCCAATTGTTTATGTTCTGCAGacacaagaaataaaaacatcactgagAAAGCTTTTAAAGATCACAAAACAATCCAAGATTACCCTGAGGAAAGTACTGATTAGATGA
- the LOC131458693 gene encoding olfactory receptor 2A12-like, with translation MDLFNSALGKNITLVRPAYFIISGFIGIPNAMYYYIFLFFVYIISVVGNTVVMTVIYLDHNLWTPKYIVVFNLAFVDLFGTTALVPKVLDLFLFNNNRISYSDCLTFLFFCYATLMMQILNLIALSYDRLIAITYPLHYQVRVTHRLMFSLIASFWLFAIAMCLTAVGLLTRLSFCKSSVVVNSYFCDHGQIYRQACNDKTPSHIKVYHTILLWLPLCFILGTYVCIVIALTRVATAQERVKALKTCTGHISLVAIYFIPVLISSTMQNLHSNSRIINLSLTSVFPPMLNPIVYVLQTQEIKTSLRKLLKITKQSKIMVRKLLIT, from the exons ATGGACTTATTCAACTCCGCTCTTGGCAAAAACATCACCTTAGTGCGTCCTGCATATTTTATAATAAGTGGATTCATTGGAATACCTAATGCCATGTATTACtatatctttctcttttttgtttacattatttcagTGGTGGGAAACACAGTTGTGATGACTGTCATTTACTTGGATCATAATCTGTGGACTCCAAAATATATAGTAGTTTTTAACCTGGCCTTTGTAGACCTGTTTGGTACCACTGCTTTGGTGCCAAAGGTCCTTGACCTCTTCCTGTTTAACAATAACCGCATATCCTACAGTGACTGCTTGACATTCCTTTTCTTCTGCTATGCCACTCTGATGATGCAGATTCTTAATCTGATTGCACTCTCCTATGACAGACTGATTGCTATTACGTACCCACTGCACTATCAAGTGAGAGTGACTCACAGgttaatgttttctttaattgcTTCTTTTTGGCTCTTTGCCATTGCTATGTGCCTCACGGCAGTCGGCCTCCTCACAAGACTGTCCTTCTGTAAGTCTTCTGTGGTTGTTAACAGCTATTTCTGTGACCATGGTCAGATATACCGACAGGCTTGCAATGACAAAACACCTTCACAT ATTAAGGTGTACCACACTATTCTTCTTTGGCTTCCATTGTGTTTCATCTTGGGTACTTACGTGTGTATTGTCATTGCTTTGACTAGAGTGGCAACAGCTCAGGAAAGAGTGAAGGCCCTTAAAACCTGCACAGGTCATATTTCACTGGTGGCCATCTATTTCATTCCAGTATTAATCTCATCTACCATGCAAAATCTTCATTCAAATTCCAGGATTATTAACCTTTCTCTGACCTCTGTATTTCCTCCCATGTTAAACCCAATTGTTTATGTTCTGCAGacacaagaaataaaaacatcactgagaaagcttttaaaaatcacaaaacaatccAAGATAATGGTGAGGAAATTACTGATTACATGA
- the LOC131458827 gene encoding olfactory receptor 6C4-like: protein MDLFNSALGKNITFVRPAYFIISGFIGIPNVMYYYIFLFFVYIISVVGNTVVMTVIYLDHNLWTPKYVVVFNLAFTDLFGTTALVPKVLDLFLFNTNRISYSDCLTFLFFCYVTLSMQVLNLVALSYDRLIAITYPLHYQVRVTHRFMFSLIASFWLFAIAMCLTAVGLLTRLSFCKSSVVVNSYFCDHGQIYRQACNDKTPTSVFAVFLIVILLWLPLSFILGTYVCIVIALTRVATAQERVKALKTCTGHISLVAIYFIPILITFTLEGNIHPNSRIINLSLTSVFPPMLNPIVYVLQTQEIKTSLRKLLKITKQ, encoded by the coding sequence ATGGACTTATTCAACTCCGCTCTTGGCAAAAACATCACCTTTGTGCGTCCTGCATATTTTATAATAAGTGGATTCATTGGAATACCTAATGTCATGTATTACtatatctttctcttttttgtttacattatttcagTGGTGGGAAACACAGTTGTGATGACTGTAATTTACTTGGATCATAATCTGTGGACTCCAAAATACGTAGTAGTTTTTAACCTGGCCTTTACAGACCTGTTTGGTACCACTGCTTTGGTGCCAAAGGTCCTTGACCTCTTCCTGTTTAACACTAACCGCATATCCTACAGCGACTGCCTGACGTTCCTTTTCTTCTGCTATGTCACCCTGTCAATGCAGGTTCTTAATCTCGTTGCACTCTCCTATGACAGACTGATTGCTATTACTTACCCACTGCACTATCAAGTGAGAGTGACTCACAggttcatgttttctttaattgCTTCTTTTTGGCTCTTTGCCATTGCTATGTGCCTCACGGCAGTCGGCCTCCTCACAAGACTGTCCTTCTGTAAGTCTTCTGTGGTTGTTAACAGCTATTTCTGTGACCATGGTCAGATATACCGACAGGCTTGCAATGACAAAACACCCACAAGTGTCTTTGCTGTATTTCTAATAGTTATTCTTCTTTGGCTTCCATTGAGTTTCATCTTGGGTACTTACGTGTGTATTGTCATTGCTTTGACTAGAGTGGCAACAGCTCAGGAAAGAGTGAAGGCCCTTAAAACCTGCACAGGTCATATTTCACTGGTGGCCATCTATTTCATTCCAATATTAATCACATTTACCTTGGAAGGAAATATTCATCCAAATTCCAGGATCATTAACCTTTCTCTGACCTCTGTATTTCCTCCCATGTTAAACCCAATTGTTTATGTTCTGCAGACACAAGAAATCAAAACATCACTGAGAAAGCTTTTAAAgatcacaaaacaataa
- the LOC131458765 gene encoding olfactory receptor 8G17-like, translated as MDLFNSALGKNITFVRPAYFLISGFIGIPNVMYYYIFLFFVYIISVVGNTVVMTVIYLDHNLWTPKYIVVFNLAFVDLFGSTALVPKVLDLFLFNTNRISYSDCLTILFFFYVTLSMQVFNLVALSYDRLIAIIFPLHYQVRVTHRFMFSLIASFWLFAITVMLLLVGLLTRLSFCKSSVVVNSYFCDHGQIFRQACNDKTPTYVFAVFLFVILIWFPLSFILGTYVCIVIALTRVATAQERVKALKTCTGHISLVAIYFIPILITYTLGENIHPNARIINLSLSSVFPPMLNPIVYVLQTQEIKTSLRKRLKITKQ; from the coding sequence ATGGACTTATTCAACTCCGCTCTTGGCAAAAACATCACCTTTGTGCGTCCTGCATATTTTCTAATAAGTGGATTCATTGGAATACCTAATGTCATGTATTACtatatctttctcttttttgtttacattatttcagTGGTGGGAAACACAGTTGTGATGACTGTAATTTACTTGGATCATAATCTGTGGACTCCAAAATATATAGTAGTTTTTAACCTGGCCTTTGTAGACCTGTTTGGTAGCACTGCTTTGGTGCCAAAGGTCCTTGACCTCTTCCTGTTTAACACTAACCGCATATCCTACAGCGACTGCTTGACaatccttttcttcttctatgtCACCCTGTCAATGCAGGTTTTTAATCTCGTTGCACTCTCCTATGACAGACTGATTGCTATTATTTTCCCACTGCACTATCAAGTGAGAGTGACTCACaggttcatgttttctttgattgCTTCTTTTTGGCTCTTTGCCATAACTGTGATGCTCCTGTTAGTCGGCCTCCTCACAAGACTGTCCTTCTGTAAGTCTTCTGTGGTTGTTAACAGCTATTTCTGTGACCATGGTCAGATTTTCCGACAGGCTTGCAATGACAAAACACCCACATATGTCTTtgctgtatttctatttgttatTCTTATTTGGTTTCCGTTGAGTTTCATCTTGGGTACTTACGTGTGTATTGTCATTGCTTTGACTAGAGTGGCAACAGCTCAGGAAAGAGTGAAGGCCCTTAAAACCTGCACAGGTCATATTTCACTGGTGGCCATCTATTTCATTCCAATATTAATCACATATACCTTGGGAGAAAATATTCATCCAAATGCCAGGATTATTAAcctttctctgtcctctgtaTTTCCTCCCATGTTGAACCCAATTGTTTATGTTCTGCAGacacaagaaataaaaacatcactgagAAAGCGTTTAAAgatcacaaaacaataa
- the LOC131458865 gene encoding olfactory receptor 8G17-like, giving the protein MDLFNSALGKNITFVRPAYFIISGFIGIPNVMYYYIFLFFVYIISVVGNTAVMTVIYLDHNLWTPKYIVVFNLAFTDLFGTTALVPKVLDLFLFNTNRISYSDCLTFLFFCYVTLSMQVLNLNALSYDRLIAITYPLHYQVRVTHRFMFSLIASFWLFAIAVCLTAVGLLTRLSFCKSSVVVNSYFCDHGQIYRQACNDITPTSVFSRFLMVILLWLPLSFILGTYVCIVIALTRVATAQERVKALKTCTGHISLVAIYFIPILITYTLGGNIHPNSRIINLSLTSVFPPMLNPIVYVLQTQEIKTSLRKLLKITKQ; this is encoded by the coding sequence ATGGACTTATTCAACTCCGCTCTTGGCAAAAACATCACCTTTGTGCGTCCTGCATATTTTATAATAAGTGGATTCATTGGAATACCTAATGTCATGTATTACtatatctttctcttttttgtttacattatttcagTGGTGGGAAACACAGCTGTGATGACTGTAATTTACTTGGATCATAATCTGTGGACTCCAAAATATATAGTAGTTTTTAACCTGGCCTTTACAGACCTGTTTGGTACCACTGCTTTGGTGCCAAAGGTCCTTGACCTCTTCCTGTTTAACACTAACCGCATATCCTACAGCGACTGCTTGACATTCCTTTTCTTCTGCTATGTCACCCTGTCAATGCAGGTTCTTAATCTGAATGCACTCTCCTATGACAGACTGATTGCTATTACTTACCCACTGCACTATCAAGTGAGAGTGACTCACaggttcatgttttctttgattgCTTCTTTTTGGCTCTTTGCCATTGCTGTGTGCCTCACGGCAGTCGGCCTCCTCACAAGACTGTCCTTCTGTAAGTCTTCTGTGGTTGTTAACAGCTATTTCTGTGACCATGGTCAGATATACCGACAGGCTTGCAATGACATAACACCCACAAGTGTCTTTTCTAGGTTTCTAATGGTTATTCTTCTTTGGCTTCCATTGAGTTTCATCTTGGGTACTTATGTGTGTATTGTCATTGCTTTGACTAGAGTGGCAACAGCTCAGGAAAGAGTGAAGGCCCTTAAAACCTGCACAGGTCATATTTCACTGGTGGCCATCTATTTCATTCCAATATTAATCACATATACCTTGGGAGGAAATATTCACCCAAATTCCAGGATTATTAACCTTTCTCTGACCTCTGTATTTCCTCCCATGTTGAACCCAATTGTTTATGTTCTGCAGACACAAGAAATCAAAACATCACTGAGAAAGCTTTTAAAgatcacaaaacaataa
- the LOC131458853 gene encoding olfactory receptor 8G17-like — MDLFNSALGKNITFVRPAYFIISGFIGIPNVMYYYIFLFFVYIISVVGNTAVMTVIYLDHNLWTPKYVVVFNLAFVDLFGTTALVPKVLDLFLFNNNRISYSDCLTFLFFCYVTLSMQVLNLNALSYDRLIAITYPLHYQVRVTHRFMFSLIASFWLFAIAMCLTAVGLLTRLSFCKSSVVVNSYFCDHGQIFRLACNDKTPSRDFAVFLFVILLWFPLSFILGTYVCIVIALTRVATAQERVKALKTCTAHISLVAIYFIPILITYTLGGNIHPNSRIINLSLTSVFPPMLNPIVYVLQTQEIKTSLRKLLKITKQ, encoded by the coding sequence ATGGACTTATTCAACTCCGCTCTTGGCAAAAACATCACCTTTGTGCGTCCTGCATATTTTATAATAAGTGGATTCATTGGAATACCTAATGTCATGTATTACtatatctttctcttttttgtttacattatttcagTGGTGGGAAACACAGCTGTGATGACTGTAATTTACTTGGATCATAATCTGTGGACTCCAAAATACGTAGTAGTTTTTAACCTGGCCTTTGTAGACCTGTTTGGTACCACTGCTTTGGTGCCAAAGGTCCTTGACCTCTTCCTGTTTAACAATAACCGCATATCCTACAGCGACTGCTTGACGTTCCTTTTCTTCTGCTATGTCACCCTGTCAATGCAGGTTCTTAATCTGAATGCACTCTCCTATGACAGACTGATTGCTATTACTTACCCACTGCACTATCAAGTGAGAGTGACTCACaggttcatgttttctttgattgCTTCTTTTTGGCTCTTTGCCATTGCTATGTGCCTCACGGCAGTCGGCCTCCTCACAAGACTGTCCTTCTGTAAGTCTTCTGTGGTTGTTAACAGCTATTTCTGTGACCATGGTCAGATATTCCGACTGGCTTGCAATGACAAAACACCCTCACGTGACTTtgctgtatttctatttgttatTCTTCTTTGGTTTCCATTGAGTTTCATCTTGGGTACTTACGTGTGTATTGTCATTGCTTTGACTAGAGTGGCAACAGCTCAGGAAAGAGTGAAGGCCCTTAAAACCTGCACAGCTCATATTTCACTGGTGGCCATCTATTTCATTCCAATATTAATCACATATACCTTGGGAGGAAATATTCATCCAAATTCCAGGATCATTAACCTTTCTCTGACCTCTGTATTTCCTCCCATGTTGAACCCAATTGTTTATGTTCTGCAGACACAAGAAATCAAAACATCACTGAGAAAGCTTTTAAAgatcacaaaacaataa